One window of Magallana gigas chromosome 2, xbMagGiga1.1, whole genome shotgun sequence genomic DNA carries:
- the LOC105330734 gene encoding acyl-CoA Delta-4 desaturase, which produces MKPGPSKEMGKEVCSDVSMAKENKHYTVEEVKRHNKRDDNWLMINGKVYDLSRWAKKHPGGAKILGHYAGEDATDAWTAFHNDKGYVSKFMKALYIGDVEDWDQNETEIKKDFRKLRKYVEESGLMKVNPLFYVFHLLHILALEVLAYLVVWHWEGSMAAFFVAAVLLATSQAQAGWSQHDYGHMSVFPSHKMNHIFHHIVIGHIKAASSHWWNFRHFQHHAKPNVIKKDPDVDIAFLFLIGDYIPKSWGSKKLGFMPYNFQHSYFFFLGPPLLLPIYFHVENIFFVFKRRDYVDLLMTVTFFYKFFWLYGPYYGGWGAFGLYMFMRFLESHWFTWVTQMSHLPMRVEKEKEEDWFSLQLATTCNVDSSPFNDWFTGHLNFQIEHHLFPTMPRHNLGKIAPLVKSLCKKHNLPYRCSPLFTAFGDIVRMLKKSGEIWYDAYYHG; this is translated from the exons ATGAAACCCGGCCCGTCCAAAGAAATGGGGAAGGAAGTGTGCAGCGATGTCAGTATGGCAAAAGAGAACAAACATTACACCGTAGAAGAAGTAAAACGACACAATAAAAGGGATGACAACTGGTTAATGATAAACGGGAAAGTGTATGACCTCAGCCGGTGGGCAAAGAAACATCCTGGAGGTGCCAAAATCTTGGGGCATTACGCAGGTGAAGACGCAACG GATGCTTGGACAGCTTTTCACAATGACAAAGGATATGTATCCAAATTCATGAAAGCTTTGTATATTGGAGATGTGGAAGATTGGGACCAG AATgaaacagaaattaaaaaagactTCCGTAAGCTGAGGAAGTATGTAGAGGAGAGCGGGTTGATGAAGGTTAACCCTTTGTTCTACGTGTTTCATCTCCTCCACATCCTGGCCCTGGAGGTGCTGGCATACCTGGTGGTCTGGCACTGGGAGGGAAGCATGGCCGCTTTCTTTGTTGCGGCTGTACTGTTAGCCACCTCACAG gCGCAGGCAGGTTGGAGTCAACATGACTATGGTCATATGTCTGTATTTCCTAGTCACAAGATGAACCATATATTTCATCATATTGTTATAGGGCATATTAAG GCTGCATCATCTCACTGGTGGAACTTTCGCCATTTTCAGCATCATGCCAAACCAAATGTGATAAAGAAAGACCCTGATGTCGATATAGCCTTTCTATTTTTAATAGGAGATTATATTCCCAAGTCATGGGGAAGCAAGAAATTAGGATTCATGCCATACAACTTTCAACATAGTTACTTCTTTTTCT tGGGTCCTCCTTTGTTGTTACCAATTTATTTTCACgttgaaaatatcttttttgttttcaagAGGAGAGATTATGTT gACTTGCTGATGACTGTAACATTCTTCTACAAGTTTTTCTGGCTGTATGGCCCGTATTATGGAGGCTGGGGAGCTTTTGGACTCTACATGTTTATGAG ATTCTTAGAAAGCCATTGGTTCACTTGGGTGACTCAGATGAGCCACTTACCAATGAGGGTAGAGAAGGAGAAGGAGGAAGACTGGTTCTCTCTCCAGCTCGCTACCACCTGTAATGTGGATTCCTCACCATTCAATGACTGGTTCACCGGCCACCTCAACTTCCAGATTGAGCACCA CTTATTTCCAACCATGCCAAGACATAATTTAGGAAAGATAGCTCCTCTGGTGAAGTCGTTGTGTAAGAAACATAACCTGCCTTACAGATGTTCGCCTCTGTTTACAGCATTTGGAGATATAGTCAG AATGCTCAAAAAGTCAGGAGAGATCTGGTATGATGCCTATTATCATGGATGA